A single window of Candidatus Neptunochlamydia vexilliferae DNA harbors:
- a CDS encoding ATP-binding protein encodes MEKSFTRRLYRPLIEHHFKEYRQMVFLMGPRQVGKTTLCRTLPGVAESDTVYLNWDNLDHRELILKGPKKIAEAIDLNKARKHPPFLMLDEIHKYSDWKTLLKGFFDTYSHYGEIKIVVTGSARLDVYKTGGDSLMGRYLRYRVHPFSCGELITSSPFEGKIRPPSKLNDDEFNALFTFGGFPEPLFKGEMDFYRGWSQLRLQQLFYEDVRDLTNVQEIKQMELLGAIISQQTGSLCSYTSLSKKVRVSIETIRRWLNTLRLMYYCFTIQPWSKNITRSLLKDPKAYLWDWSLVPDKGARAENFIASHLLKTCHYWTDKGEGDFGLYFLRDKEKREVDFLVTKNDIPWFLVEVKQSKQSLSPDLTYFFKMTGAKHAFQVVMDAPYEEVDCFSYDRPIVVSAKTFLSQLV; translated from the coding sequence ATGGAAAAGTCTTTTACACGGCGTCTTTATCGCCCCTTAATCGAGCATCATTTTAAGGAATACCGCCAAATGGTTTTTCTTATGGGCCCCAGGCAAGTGGGAAAAACCACGCTCTGCCGAACCCTTCCGGGAGTGGCAGAAAGCGATACAGTTTATCTCAACTGGGATAACCTCGATCATCGAGAGCTTATTTTAAAAGGACCCAAGAAAATTGCCGAAGCGATCGATCTAAATAAGGCAAGAAAACATCCCCCTTTTTTAATGCTTGATGAAATCCATAAATATTCGGATTGGAAAACCCTTCTCAAGGGCTTTTTCGATACTTATTCCCACTATGGGGAGATTAAAATTGTCGTGACTGGAAGTGCTCGTTTAGATGTCTACAAAACTGGAGGCGATAGTCTAATGGGACGCTATTTAAGGTATCGCGTTCACCCTTTTTCTTGCGGCGAGCTCATTACCAGCAGCCCCTTTGAGGGAAAGATCCGACCTCCTTCAAAATTAAATGATGATGAGTTTAATGCTCTTTTTACCTTTGGAGGGTTTCCTGAGCCTTTATTTAAAGGAGAAATGGACTTTTACCGGGGCTGGAGCCAGCTCCGACTCCAGCAACTATTCTATGAAGATGTTCGAGACCTTACCAATGTACAAGAGATCAAACAGATGGAACTTTTAGGTGCTATCATTTCTCAACAAACCGGGTCCCTCTGTAGTTATACCTCTCTCTCGAAAAAAGTGCGGGTCTCGATTGAGACAATCCGTCGATGGCTCAATACCCTTAGACTTATGTACTATTGTTTCACCATTCAACCCTGGTCAAAAAATATCACCCGCTCCCTTTTAAAGGATCCCAAGGCTTATTTATGGGATTGGTCTCTTGTTCCCGACAAAGGAGCTCGTGCTGAAAATTTCATTGCCTCTCACCTTCTAAAGACCTGCCACTACTGGACCGATAAAGGGGAAGGAGACTTCGGCCTCTATTTCTTGAGAGACAAAGAAAAGCGAGAAGTTGACTTTCTTGTGACCAAAAATGATATTCCTTGGTTCCTTGTTGAAGTTAAGCAGTCTAAACAGAGTCTTTCTCCGGACCTTACCTATTTTTTTAAGATGACAGGAGCAAAGCATGCCTTCCAAGTCGTTATGGATGCTCCTTATGAGGAAGTCGATTGCTTTAGCTACGATCGCCCCATAGTGGTTTCTGCAAAAACATTTTTATCTCAACTTGTTTAA
- a CDS encoding CNNM domain-containing protein — translation MSEWTFFLLLVIASLIVQGFYSMLEMASVSFNRVRLQFYVSQGNRRAKWLSSLLNNPTRLFGTTLIGVNAAMQFGSECARRFYAALELSPDWAPISQIFVVLIFAELSPMFAARRYAENVCMLGIPILYLTSFILRPIIFLLDLLCRFLNFVFGVKTRSGLYLSREELQKAIEERDDSPKEKLDPVLMNIFSLKNKTAKDLMDPLGEMKTLPAQETVAALKKRLGLQPFPFVPLYHKNPKNIVAIAYPRDLLRLPDETPLRSHARSPWFITEKNTILDILKEFRSNNQSLAIVLSERGQAIGTLTLDAVVDEIFGERDDWISFGEYAPEIRKKILVDRSFPGSTPVVNINQWLAIDLPISKEGATLEDLMEKEMGHRPDRGDAIRIEAFELSVEESSLIAGRTILIRSLN, via the coding sequence ATGAGTGAATGGACCTTTTTCCTCCTCCTTGTGATCGCCTCGCTCATTGTGCAAGGGTTTTACTCGATGCTTGAGATGGCCTCGGTCTCTTTTAACCGGGTCCGCCTCCAATTTTATGTCAGCCAAGGGAATCGGCGGGCCAAGTGGCTCTCTTCCCTTCTGAATAACCCCACCCGCCTTTTTGGAACGACCCTTATCGGTGTCAATGCCGCCATGCAGTTTGGTTCCGAGTGTGCCCGCCGCTTTTATGCCGCCCTCGAGCTCAGCCCCGACTGGGCCCCCATCTCCCAGATCTTTGTTGTCCTCATCTTTGCCGAACTCTCCCCCATGTTTGCCGCCCGCCGCTACGCTGAAAACGTCTGCATGCTCGGGATCCCCATCCTCTATCTCACCTCCTTTATCCTCCGCCCCATTATCTTCCTCCTCGATCTTCTATGCCGCTTCCTCAACTTTGTCTTTGGCGTGAAAACCCGCTCCGGCCTCTACCTCTCACGAGAAGAGCTTCAAAAAGCGATCGAAGAAAGGGATGATAGCCCGAAAGAAAAGCTCGACCCTGTCCTCATGAATATCTTTTCCCTCAAAAACAAAACGGCCAAAGATCTCATGGATCCTTTAGGGGAGATGAAAACCCTCCCTGCCCAAGAAACGGTCGCTGCCCTGAAAAAGCGGCTTGGCCTTCAGCCCTTTCCCTTCGTCCCTCTCTACCATAAAAACCCGAAAAACATCGTTGCCATTGCCTATCCCCGCGACCTCCTCCGCCTTCCTGACGAAACCCCCTTACGCTCCCACGCCCGCTCTCCTTGGTTCATCACTGAGAAAAATACCATTCTCGATATCCTTAAAGAGTTTCGCAGCAACAACCAAAGCCTTGCCATTGTCCTCAGCGAGCGAGGCCAAGCGATCGGCACCCTCACCCTTGACGCCGTTGTTGATGAAATCTTTGGAGAAAGGGATGACTGGATCTCCTTTGGGGAGTATGCCCCCGAGATACGAAAAAAAATCCTTGTTGACCGCTCCTTTCCTGGAAGTACTCCCGTTGTCAACATCAACCAGTGGCTCGCTATCGACCTCCCCATTTCCAAAGAGGGAGCGACTCTCGAAGATCTCATGGAAAAAGAGATGGGTCACCGCCCCGACCGGGGCGACGCCATCCGCATCGAGGCTTTCGAGCTCTCCGTAGAGGAGAGCTCACTGATTGCCGGCCGCACCATCCTCATTCGTTCTTTAAATTAG
- the ruvB gene encoding Holliday junction branch migration DNA helicase RuvB: protein MTKPPFVESSWTKRDQKLEQTLRPQSLKDFVGQPAVKEKLEVFIGAAKQRGEALGHSLFCGPPGLGKTTLANIVACEMGTSLITTSGPTIEKPADLAGILTNLKEGDILFIDEIHRLNKTVEEYLYPAMEDFTLDLLLDSGPQARSVQVKLNPFTLVGATTRMGLLSAPLRSRFGFNCRLNYYDSDIVSEILSRSSSILSVEINSESIFEIARRARGTPRIANNLLKWVRDYAQMRNDNKLDKIATRTALEMLDIDFRGLDEMDKRMLEHIIDHHQGGPVGISTIATALGEEATTLEEVNEPFLIMQGLLKRTQRGREATKLAYQHLGKI, encoded by the coding sequence ATGACAAAACCACCTTTTGTAGAATCCTCCTGGACAAAGAGAGATCAAAAACTTGAGCAAACGCTCCGTCCCCAATCCTTAAAAGACTTTGTTGGGCAACCTGCTGTAAAAGAGAAACTCGAAGTTTTCATCGGCGCTGCTAAGCAGCGAGGCGAAGCTTTAGGCCACTCTTTATTCTGCGGCCCTCCAGGACTGGGGAAAACAACCCTTGCAAATATCGTTGCCTGCGAGATGGGAACGAGCCTCATCACGACCTCAGGCCCTACCATAGAAAAGCCTGCTGACTTGGCAGGAATTTTAACCAATTTAAAGGAAGGGGACATCCTCTTTATCGATGAGATTCACCGCTTGAATAAGACGGTTGAAGAGTACCTCTATCCGGCGATGGAAGACTTTACCCTCGACCTCCTCCTTGACTCTGGCCCTCAAGCCCGCAGCGTCCAGGTCAAGCTCAACCCCTTTACCTTGGTAGGGGCAACAACGCGGATGGGCCTCTTAAGCGCCCCTTTACGCTCCCGCTTTGGTTTTAACTGCCGCCTCAACTACTACGATAGCGATATCGTTTCAGAGATCCTTTCCCGCTCCTCATCGATCCTTAGCGTTGAAATTAATAGCGAATCGATCTTTGAAATTGCCCGCCGCGCGCGCGGAACCCCACGGATTGCCAATAACCTTCTCAAGTGGGTCCGTGACTATGCCCAGATGCGTAACGACAATAAGCTCGATAAAATCGCCACACGGACCGCTCTTGAGATGCTCGACATCGACTTCCGTGGCCTTGACGAGATGGACAAGCGGATGTTAGAACACATTATCGACCATCACCAGGGAGGCCCGGTCGGCATCAGCACGATTGCAACCGCCCTTGGAGAAGAGGCAACAACCCTTGAAGAGGTGAACGAACCCTTCCTTATCATGCAGGGACTTCTGAAGAGAACCCAACGAGGAAGAGAGGCAACAAAACTTGCTTACCAACACTTAGGAAAAATATGA
- a CDS encoding hemolysin family protein, whose product MTFLIILLAVLIFTSGFLSASETALFSLSSMKVRAFRQGEDKRGHLIARLLSQPRKLLVTILMLNVVMNILVQNVVSGLFGSLTSWTLTVGIPLLLTLIFGEVIPKSIAYPKNTWIAYQAAPFLRGVEWLLKPLRDAITWVTTWISKFFFFYLRREKEIAIEELKLALRTSQEKGAVTTEEAKLVRGYLNLEEDLVKELMCPRNEVLFFDINRPLEELIHLFVDEECTRIPVCNGDLENVLGIMTSGSFFLHRDRFKRTHDIVPFLRKPHFVPESMLSRALLKQFYKLEETLVMVVDEYGSISGLITLEDLVETVVGQIVDRRDEKSHYTRPSEEIVIASGKLELIEFEEIFDYHLESPNNMATIGGWLTEELGDIPKSGTKIERHGFLFHVLASDVNRVRRVYIRRLKGIKKHE is encoded by the coding sequence ATGACCTTTCTCATTATCCTCTTAGCTGTTCTGATCTTTACCTCTGGTTTTCTATCCGCTTCAGAAACGGCCCTTTTTTCCCTCTCATCGATGAAGGTGCGGGCCTTCCGCCAAGGGGAAGATAAGAGGGGACATCTTATTGCCCGTCTCCTCTCTCAGCCTCGCAAACTCCTTGTCACCATCCTTATGCTCAACGTGGTGATGAACATCCTTGTTCAAAACGTGGTTTCGGGCCTTTTTGGCTCCCTGACTAGTTGGACGCTCACCGTAGGTATTCCCCTCCTCCTCACCCTCATCTTTGGAGAGGTGATCCCCAAGTCGATCGCCTATCCGAAAAACACCTGGATCGCCTACCAAGCCGCCCCCTTCCTGCGAGGGGTTGAGTGGCTCTTAAAACCGCTCCGCGATGCCATTACGTGGGTCACCACCTGGATCTCTAAGTTCTTTTTCTTTTACCTTAGGCGCGAAAAAGAGATTGCTATCGAAGAGCTCAAACTCGCGCTCCGTACCTCCCAAGAAAAGGGGGCGGTGACCACCGAAGAGGCAAAACTTGTCCGCGGCTATCTCAACCTGGAGGAAGACCTTGTTAAAGAGCTCATGTGTCCAAGAAATGAAGTCCTCTTTTTCGATATTAACCGCCCCCTAGAAGAGCTCATCCACCTCTTTGTCGATGAAGAGTGTACCCGGATTCCTGTGTGTAATGGAGATCTAGAAAATGTCTTAGGGATCATGACGAGTGGCAGCTTTTTCCTCCATCGGGACCGCTTTAAAAGGACTCATGACATCGTCCCTTTCCTTCGCAAGCCCCACTTTGTTCCCGAGTCGATGCTGAGCCGGGCCCTTCTCAAACAGTTTTACAAACTCGAAGAGACCCTCGTCATGGTGGTTGACGAATATGGCTCCATCTCAGGGCTGATCACCCTAGAGGATCTCGTTGAAACGGTTGTGGGTCAAATCGTCGATCGGCGCGATGAAAAAAGTCACTACACCCGCCCTTCAGAAGAGATCGTTATCGCTAGTGGAAAACTCGAGCTCATCGAGTTTGAAGAGATCTTCGACTACCACTTAGAGAGTCCCAATAACATGGCAACGATCGGGGGGTGGCTCACCGAAGAGCTTGGGGACATTCCCAAAAGTGGAACCAAGATCGAGCGGCACGGATTTCTCTTCCATGTCCTTGCCTCCGATGTCAACCGGGTCCGCCGCGTTTACATCCGTCGCCTCAAAGGGATAAAAAAGCATGAGTGA
- the dcd gene encoding dCTP deaminase, with product MSLREDKWIRQMALEEGMIEPFVDSQVRSVEDRKIVSYGLSSYGYDVRVGNRFKVFTNVHNSIVDPKNFTEDAFVDIEGDACIIPPNSFALASTVEYFRIPRNCLTICLGKSTYARCGIIVNVTPFEPEWEGHVTIEISNTTPLPAKIYANEGIAQVLFFEAKQLCEISYADRAGKYMKQRGITVPTM from the coding sequence ATGAGTTTGCGAGAAGATAAATGGATTAGACAAATGGCCCTCGAAGAGGGGATGATCGAACCTTTCGTTGATTCTCAAGTGAGAAGTGTCGAAGACCGAAAAATTGTCAGCTATGGGCTATCGAGTTATGGGTATGATGTACGTGTAGGGAACCGCTTTAAAGTGTTTACCAACGTTCATAATTCGATCGTCGATCCGAAAAATTTTACCGAAGATGCCTTTGTCGACATCGAGGGAGATGCTTGCATCATTCCTCCCAACTCCTTTGCTTTGGCATCGACCGTTGAATACTTCCGCATTCCCCGAAATTGTCTCACCATTTGCCTAGGGAAATCGACCTATGCCCGCTGCGGAATCATCGTCAACGTCACCCCTTTCGAGCCTGAGTGGGAAGGACATGTCACCATTGAGATTTCAAACACCACCCCCCTCCCGGCTAAAATTTATGCCAATGAGGGGATTGCCCAGGTCCTTTTCTTTGAGGCTAAGCAGTTGTGTGAAATTTCTTATGCAGACCGGGCAGGAAAGTATATGAAGCAGCGTGGGATCACTGTCCCAACCATGTAA
- the trpS gene encoding tryptophan--tRNA ligase has protein sequence MAKKEIILTGDRPTGPLHLGHFVGSLRSRVELQESCDQYVMIADMQALTDHAKEAEKVRASVFQVALDYLAVGIDPAQSTLCIQSCIPALSELTMYYLNLVTWNRLKHNPTVKQEIVQKGFGESVPAGFMTYPISQAADITAFRATLVPVGEDQKPMIEQTNEVVRAFNRTYKCDVLVEAKALIPKIARLPGIDGQAKMSKSLNNAIYLSDGPDKVAKKVKKMYTDPNHLRVEDPGKVEGNPVFSYLDAFGTDLEKIAELKTHYERGGLGDGTVKKYLLEVFLEFLEPIHKRRANFENDEAGVMEILKKGTEKANETASKTLSAVKRAIGVDYFL, from the coding sequence ATGGCAAAAAAAGAGATAATTCTAACCGGTGACCGACCCACAGGCCCCCTCCACTTGGGCCATTTTGTCGGCTCCCTCCGCTCCCGCGTCGAGCTGCAAGAAAGCTGCGACCAATATGTGATGATCGCCGATATGCAGGCGCTGACCGACCATGCTAAAGAGGCTGAAAAGGTGCGGGCAAGTGTCTTTCAAGTGGCCCTTGACTACCTCGCTGTTGGGATCGATCCCGCCCAGTCAACCCTCTGTATTCAGTCATGCATCCCCGCCCTTTCTGAGCTCACCATGTACTACCTTAACCTCGTCACCTGGAACCGCCTGAAGCATAACCCCACCGTGAAGCAAGAGATCGTCCAAAAAGGGTTTGGAGAAAGTGTCCCCGCCGGCTTTATGACCTATCCGATCTCCCAAGCAGCTGACATCACCGCCTTCCGCGCGACCCTCGTTCCCGTTGGAGAAGACCAAAAGCCCATGATCGAGCAGACCAATGAAGTGGTCCGCGCTTTTAACCGCACTTACAAGTGCGACGTTTTAGTCGAAGCCAAAGCGCTTATCCCCAAAATTGCCCGCCTTCCCGGAATCGACGGGCAAGCCAAAATGAGCAAATCACTGAATAATGCGATCTACCTGAGCGATGGTCCCGATAAAGTTGCCAAGAAGGTGAAGAAGATGTACACCGACCCCAACCATTTAAGGGTGGAAGACCCCGGTAAGGTCGAGGGAAACCCCGTCTTCAGCTATCTCGATGCCTTTGGAACCGACCTCGAGAAAATTGCCGAGCTTAAAACCCACTACGAAAGGGGAGGATTGGGTGATGGAACGGTCAAAAAATATCTACTAGAAGTCTTCCTGGAGTTCCTCGAGCCGATCCATAAAAGACGGGCCAATTTTGAAAATGATGAGGCCGGTGTCATGGAAATTCTTAAAAAGGGGACCGAAAAGGCTAATGAAACCGCCTCCAAAACACTTTCTGCTGTCAAAAGAGCAATAGGGGTTGACTACTTTCTTTAA
- a CDS encoding SpoIID/LytB domain-containing protein has product MKQFLFLFILPIFAFCAPAPQEEKPATIKVLLEKESEGILLEARGPFAVYNPENGKRVSSGRWGKRFYLYPHEEGIKWGENFLGIFQLQVVPTSANTTFLVDGVQYRGAIEIYHVEGKLSVINEVDVESYVKATLSEKVGENLPINVMDALAIIARTDAYYRALLNYESFWHVTADAVGYSGMGLTLQNIGVDRAVDNTRHLVMTFEEQPFPSSWTENCAGKTASYSSIFRKNTTTPAGVASPYVGKGRQDSHWSLTIETQELAKVVKTNRVTGIDLFVDHPSGKVYATRLHDGSHEENIDFTTLQEAIGADKLKSNDFNVSIKGNIAIFEGYGVGPGVGLCLYSAKQMAERGDDAPKILAEFFPSTQVEKMRAYPEAIISEKKSSFVSPKRKKVEKKKHRLLHR; this is encoded by the coding sequence ATGAAACAATTTCTATTTCTTTTTATCCTCCCCATTTTCGCTTTTTGTGCGCCAGCTCCACAGGAGGAAAAACCTGCAACGATCAAGGTCCTTCTTGAGAAAGAGTCGGAAGGGATCCTCTTAGAAGCGCGGGGCCCCTTTGCCGTTTACAATCCTGAAAATGGAAAGCGGGTAAGCTCGGGACGGTGGGGCAAGCGGTTTTACCTCTACCCCCATGAAGAAGGGATCAAGTGGGGTGAAAATTTCCTAGGGATTTTCCAACTTCAAGTGGTTCCGACAAGTGCCAACACCACTTTCCTAGTGGACGGCGTCCAATACCGAGGAGCCATCGAAATCTACCACGTCGAGGGAAAGCTCAGTGTCATTAACGAAGTCGATGTCGAAAGCTATGTCAAGGCCACCCTCTCAGAAAAGGTCGGGGAAAACCTCCCCATCAACGTCATGGATGCTCTCGCGATCATCGCTCGGACCGATGCCTATTACCGGGCCCTTTTAAACTATGAGAGTTTTTGGCACGTCACAGCCGACGCTGTGGGCTATTCGGGAATGGGGCTTACCCTTCAAAACATTGGGGTTGACCGGGCCGTTGACAACACCCGCCACCTAGTGATGACCTTTGAAGAGCAACCTTTTCCCAGCTCCTGGACCGAAAACTGCGCTGGAAAAACGGCCAGCTACTCTTCGATTTTCCGAAAAAATACCACCACCCCTGCAGGTGTCGCATCCCCTTACGTTGGAAAAGGGCGACAAGATAGCCACTGGTCGCTCACCATCGAAACGCAAGAGCTTGCCAAAGTGGTCAAAACCAACCGGGTGACAGGGATTGATCTTTTTGTCGACCACCCCTCAGGCAAAGTCTACGCCACCCGCCTCCACGACGGAAGTCATGAGGAAAACATCGACTTTACCACCTTGCAAGAGGCTATCGGCGCCGATAAGCTCAAAAGTAACGACTTTAACGTGAGCATCAAGGGAAACATCGCGATCTTCGAAGGGTATGGCGTGGGACCAGGGGTGGGCCTTTGCCTCTATAGCGCCAAGCAAATGGCAGAGCGGGGTGACGATGCCCCTAAGATCCTTGCCGAGTTTTTCCCCAGCACTCAAGTCGAGAAGATGCGCGCTTATCCTGAAGCGATCATCTCCGAGAAGAAAAGCTCTTTTGTCTCCCCCAAAAGGAAAAAAGTAGAGAAGAAAAAACATAGACTCCTCCATAGGTAA
- a CDS encoding protein kinase domain-containing protein, with translation MTFRLNKGESVWYGADMADEYQFPMQLGRYTLLEMIGSGGMGEVFLAHDPVCDRKVALKRIAPKRRGKEKTRIRFKKEVRIPAQLAHPAIIPIYELCESEEDLYYTMPFLEGETLQMILIKARLADQQGLPPTVMGHSIPSLMLVFLNICQGVEYTHSKGFIHRDLKPGNIIIGKHNEVTILDWGVATHIYNPEEENGDAPRAEGQTNPRGAAGTIEYMAPERAFKEPASIKTDIYSLGVILHFMLTLHVPYRRPDTIKAWREQLMKHGAEPRIDPQEEAPYRDITQQLCRIVHRCLHPNPEKRFDSVGEIINELQLYIQGRPDWVPAETFNIHEEKDWEFQETVMLTKQMAISRYAGVMEWILLTLSKASYSGNIQVKTKIQIEEKGGGIGILMCVPENSGQQSLQKGYLFWIGSKENPGAKLFRDNIEVSRIDDLFLEPGVPYTIAAQRQENQITLTINGEQKLSYTSHVPLVGGRFGIVSKDTEFEISPIELSTGSQNVLINCLSIPDAFLLNKDYERAITEYRRIAHSFKGRPEGREAIFRAGYAFIQEGDLESALNEFERLYKGPGAPLEYLGKSLVYQAEGNLEEEVKCLELAIRKFPKHPLRHVLDEHILFRLHETAQKNRMGAYAFALLALRHLPRICHLAETKRLIKNLKMSWEELPFIAPLPSGADEKEEEIHTAINLAFWLARPSSLYELTHPLPKDYKHRLLLLENALRALQELGYPKLIDFILKTKYPDEKKLTLDIPLPPAWEALLKGDPKKAAKELKNKPTEDPSSIYFMLQGCYLALTEGEEAALAHFEPLLETPFPPTPALLGHFLKGYLDPWMKNAFVWEKFQLYKQLSLYHHCLGNSEKGTHYEACAKEILDNAQVSLNFF, from the coding sequence ATGACTTTTCGTTTGAATAAAGGGGAAAGTGTTTGGTATGGTGCTGACATGGCAGATGAGTATCAGTTCCCCATGCAATTAGGACGTTACACCCTCCTTGAAATGATCGGTTCGGGAGGGATGGGAGAGGTCTTTTTGGCCCACGATCCGGTCTGCGATCGAAAAGTCGCTCTTAAACGGATTGCTCCGAAACGGAGAGGGAAAGAAAAAACCCGCATCCGGTTTAAAAAAGAGGTGCGGATCCCCGCACAACTTGCCCATCCCGCGATCATTCCTATCTATGAGCTGTGCGAGTCGGAAGAGGACCTCTACTATACGATGCCCTTCTTAGAGGGAGAGACGTTGCAAATGATCCTCATTAAAGCCCGCCTTGCCGACCAGCAAGGACTTCCCCCGACCGTGATGGGACATTCGATCCCCTCACTCATGCTCGTCTTCTTAAATATCTGCCAAGGGGTTGAGTATACCCATTCGAAAGGATTTATCCACCGCGATTTGAAGCCCGGCAACATCATCATTGGAAAGCATAACGAGGTGACCATCCTTGACTGGGGGGTTGCTACACACATTTACAACCCTGAAGAAGAGAATGGAGATGCGCCCCGCGCTGAAGGGCAAACCAACCCCCGCGGTGCTGCCGGAACGATCGAGTATATGGCCCCCGAACGAGCCTTTAAAGAGCCCGCATCGATTAAAACCGATATCTATTCTCTAGGAGTCATCCTCCACTTTATGCTTACCCTTCATGTCCCCTACAGGCGGCCCGACACGATTAAAGCGTGGCGCGAGCAGCTCATGAAACATGGGGCGGAACCCCGGATCGATCCCCAAGAAGAGGCTCCCTATCGAGACATTACTCAGCAGCTCTGTCGGATTGTTCACCGCTGCCTCCACCCCAACCCAGAAAAGCGGTTCGATTCAGTAGGAGAAATCATTAACGAGCTTCAACTCTACATTCAAGGACGTCCCGACTGGGTCCCCGCCGAAACCTTCAACATCCATGAAGAAAAAGATTGGGAGTTTCAGGAAACGGTCATGCTCACCAAGCAGATGGCCATTTCCCGTTACGCAGGGGTGATGGAGTGGATCCTCCTCACCCTTTCCAAAGCCTCCTATTCAGGAAATATTCAGGTCAAAACAAAGATCCAGATCGAAGAAAAAGGGGGCGGAATCGGGATTCTCATGTGCGTTCCCGAAAACAGTGGACAACAGAGTTTACAAAAGGGGTACCTCTTTTGGATCGGCTCAAAAGAAAACCCAGGTGCCAAGCTCTTCCGCGATAATATCGAGGTCTCCCGCATCGATGATCTCTTTTTAGAGCCAGGGGTCCCCTACACCATCGCAGCCCAGCGGCAAGAGAACCAAATCACCCTCACCATTAATGGGGAGCAAAAGCTCTCCTATACGAGCCATGTTCCCCTTGTTGGCGGCCGTTTTGGAATTGTCTCCAAAGATACCGAGTTTGAGATCTCCCCGATCGAACTTTCAACCGGGAGTCAAAATGTCCTCATTAACTGCCTCTCCATCCCCGATGCCTTTCTCCTCAACAAAGATTATGAGCGGGCGATCACCGAGTACCGCCGAATTGCCCACTCCTTTAAGGGGCGCCCTGAAGGGCGAGAGGCGATCTTCCGCGCAGGCTATGCCTTTATCCAAGAAGGCGATTTAGAAAGTGCCCTCAACGAATTTGAACGGCTCTACAAAGGGCCCGGAGCTCCTTTGGAATATCTGGGGAAATCTCTTGTCTACCAAGCAGAAGGAAATCTCGAAGAAGAGGTCAAATGTCTAGAGCTCGCCATTCGGAAGTTTCCGAAGCACCCTTTGCGCCATGTTCTTGATGAGCACATCCTTTTCCGCCTCCATGAAACAGCCCAAAAAAACCGGATGGGGGCTTATGCCTTTGCCCTCCTCGCCCTCCGCCACCTTCCCCGCATCTGCCACCTTGCCGAAACAAAGCGGCTGATCAAAAATCTTAAGATGAGCTGGGAAGAACTCCCCTTTATCGCCCCCCTTCCAAGTGGCGCCGACGAAAAAGAAGAGGAGATCCACACCGCCATTAACCTTGCCTTTTGGCTTGCCCGCCCCTCCAGCCTCTACGAATTGACCCATCCCCTTCCCAAAGACTACAAACACCGTCTCCTCCTCCTGGAAAATGCCCTCCGTGCCCTGCAAGAGCTCGGCTATCCGAAGCTGATCGACTTTATCCTGAAAACCAAGTACCCCGACGAAAAAAAACTCACCTTGGACATTCCCCTTCCCCCTGCCTGGGAAGCTTTACTCAAAGGAGACCCCAAAAAAGCAGCCAAAGAGCTGAAAAACAAGCCCACTGAGGACCCCTCCTCGATCTACTTTATGCTCCAAGGGTGTTACCTCGCTCTCACCGAAGGAGAGGAGGCCGCCCTTGCCCACTTCGAGCCCCTTCTAGAGACCCCCTTCCCTCCCACTCCAGCCCTCCTAGGTCACTTCCTTAAAGGATACCTCGATCCCTGGATGAAAAACGCCTTTGTCTGGGAGAAGTTCCAGCTCTATAAGCAACTCTCTCTCTACCACCACTGCCTAGGAAATTCAGAGAAGGGGACCCATTATGAGGCGTGCGCTAAGGAAATTCTTGATAACGCCCAGGTTTCTCTCAATTTTTTCTAG